In Streptomyces sp. RFCAC02, the following proteins share a genomic window:
- a CDS encoding CpaF family protein: MGLRSRVTTPGEPEAAGLGDGRLVATYRAVLLEEIDLAEMSSLEVAERRDRLERVLDHILSREGPVLSPQQRALLIRRVVDEALGLGILEPLLEDTSVTEIMVNGPDHIYVERGGRVERLPLRFASDEQLMQTIERIVSTVNRRVDESNPMVDARLPTGERVNVIIPPLSLSGATLTIRRFPRAYTLAELIGFGTLDDHLVLLLASLVRARFNVIVSGGTGSGKTTLLNALSGLIPDGERIVTVEDAAELQLQQSHVIRLESRPPNIEGKGEVTIRDLVRNSLRMRPDRIIVGEVRGGETLDMLQAMSTGHDGSLATVHANSAEDALLRLQTLASMSELQVPFEALRDQINSAVDILVQLVRHPDGTRRLAEIAVLASRGHEMFRIATLAEFRVRPMGPDGRIHGEFVHHPVPRAVAERLRLAGEQVPAAFGVHLDDSHLAVREAS, translated from the coding sequence ATGGGTCTGCGATCCCGTGTCACCACCCCCGGCGAGCCGGAGGCCGCGGGCCTCGGCGACGGCCGCCTGGTCGCGACGTACCGCGCCGTGCTGCTGGAGGAGATCGACCTCGCGGAGATGTCCTCCCTGGAGGTCGCCGAGCGCCGCGACCGCCTCGAACGCGTCCTGGACCACATCCTCAGCCGCGAGGGACCGGTCCTCTCACCGCAGCAGCGCGCCCTCCTGATCCGCCGGGTCGTGGACGAGGCCCTGGGCCTCGGCATCCTCGAACCGCTCCTGGAGGACACCTCCGTCACCGAGATCATGGTGAACGGCCCCGACCACATCTATGTGGAACGCGGGGGTCGCGTCGAGCGGCTGCCTCTGCGCTTCGCGTCCGACGAGCAGCTCATGCAGACGATCGAACGCATCGTCTCCACCGTCAACCGCCGCGTGGACGAGTCCAATCCGATGGTGGACGCACGCCTCCCGACCGGCGAGCGCGTCAACGTCATCATCCCTCCGCTCTCCCTCAGCGGCGCCACCCTCACGATCCGCCGCTTCCCGCGCGCCTACACGCTCGCGGAGCTGATCGGCTTCGGCACCCTCGACGACCACCTCGTCCTCCTCCTCGCCTCTCTCGTCCGGGCACGGTTCAACGTGATCGTCTCCGGGGGCACCGGCTCCGGGAAGACGACCCTCCTCAACGCCCTCAGCGGCCTCATCCCCGACGGCGAGCGCATCGTCACCGTCGAGGACGCCGCCGAACTCCAGCTCCAGCAGAGCCATGTGATCCGCCTGGAGTCCCGTCCGCCCAACATCGAGGGCAAGGGCGAGGTCACGATCCGCGACCTCGTCCGCAACTCGCTGCGCATGCGCCCCGACCGGATCATCGTCGGCGAGGTGCGCGGCGGCGAGACGCTCGACATGCTGCAGGCCATGTCCACCGGTCACGACGGATCGCTCGCCACCGTCCACGCCAACAGCGCCGAGGACGCCCTGCTGCGGCTCCAGACCCTCGCCTCCATGTCCGAACTCCAGGTCCCCTTCGAGGCGCTGCGCGACCAGATCAACAGCGCGGTCGACATCCTCGTGCAACTCGTCCGGCACCCGGACGGCACCAGGCGCCTCGCGGAGATCGCCGTCCTCGCCTCGCGGGGCCACGAGATGTTCCGCATCGCGACACTCGCCGAGTTCCGGGTCCGGCCGATGGGCCCCGACGGCCGGATCCACGGCGAGTTCGTGCACCACCCCGTCCCCCGAGCCGTCGCCGAACGCCTCCGGCTGGCCGGCGAACAGGTACCCGCCGCGTTCGGCGTGCACCTCGACGACTCCCACCTCGCCGTCCGGGAGGCGAGCTGA
- a CDS encoding WXG100 family type VII secretion target, which yields MAQGDLDVTYQDMHDAADRLREAKDELTTKFDQLRTYIADLVTDGYVTSQSSVKFDTSYDEFTTGAKEALEALQGLGDFLDGAADGFADLDKQLEEGLRD from the coding sequence ATGGCTCAGGGTGACCTGGACGTCACGTATCAGGACATGCACGACGCGGCCGACCGTCTTCGCGAGGCGAAGGACGAGCTGACGACCAAGTTCGACCAGTTGCGGACCTACATCGCCGACCTTGTGACGGACGGCTATGTCACGTCCCAGTCCTCGGTGAAGTTCGACACGTCCTACGACGAGTTCACAACGGGTGCGAAGGAGGCCCTGGAGGCTCTCCAGGGGCTGGGTGACTTCCTCGACGGGGCGGCCGACGGCTTCGCCGATCTCGACAAGCAGCTGGAGGAAGGTCTCCGCGACTGA
- a CDS encoding PhoH family protein: MYVLDTSVLLADPSALTRFDEHEVVLPVVVISELEAKRQHPELGYFARQVLRRLDEYRVRYGRLDTPLPIGDLGGTLRVELNHSDPAVLPAAMLNERGRLADNDSRILAVARNLQAEGRDVTVVSKDLPLRIKASSVGLAAEEYRAELAITDADGWNGMVEVALAAEAVDELFTTEQVEDPAVAGLPVHTGLVISSERGRALGRVTADGRVRLVRGDREAFGIHGRSAEQRIALDLLLDPEVGIVSLGGRAGTGKSALALCAGLEAVLERRQHSKVVVFRPLYAVGGQDLGYLPGTEAEKMNPWAQAVFDTLSAVTTREVIEEVVARGMLEVLPLTHIRGRSLHDTFVIVDEAQSLERNVLLTVLSRIGQDSRVVLTHDVAQRDNLRVGRYDGVVAVVEKLKGHPLFAHVTLTRSERSPIAALVTEMLEEGRV; encoded by the coding sequence ATGTACGTCCTCGACACCAGCGTCCTGCTCGCCGACCCGTCGGCCCTCACTCGTTTCGACGAGCATGAGGTCGTCCTCCCGGTCGTCGTCATCTCCGAGCTGGAGGCGAAGCGGCAGCACCCCGAGCTCGGATACTTCGCCCGGCAGGTGCTGCGCCGGCTGGACGAGTACCGGGTGCGGTACGGGAGGCTCGACACGCCCCTGCCCATCGGCGACCTCGGCGGCACCCTCAGGGTCGAGCTGAACCACTCGGATCCGGCCGTGCTGCCCGCCGCCATGCTGAACGAGCGGGGCCGGCTCGCGGACAACGACTCGCGCATCCTCGCGGTCGCCCGCAACCTCCAGGCCGAGGGCCGCGACGTCACGGTCGTCTCGAAGGACCTGCCGCTGCGCATCAAGGCGTCGTCGGTCGGTCTCGCCGCCGAGGAGTACCGCGCGGAACTGGCCATCACCGACGCGGACGGCTGGAACGGCATGGTCGAGGTGGCGCTCGCCGCCGAGGCCGTGGACGAACTGTTCACGACCGAGCAGGTCGAGGACCCCGCCGTCGCCGGCCTGCCCGTGCACACCGGTCTGGTCATCTCGTCGGAACGGGGCCGCGCCCTCGGCCGGGTCACGGCGGACGGCCGGGTGCGCCTGGTGCGCGGCGACCGGGAGGCGTTCGGCATCCACGGCCGCAGCGCCGAACAGCGCATCGCCCTCGACCTGCTGCTCGACCCGGAGGTCGGCATCGTGTCGCTCGGCGGGCGGGCCGGGACCGGCAAGTCGGCGCTGGCGCTGTGCGCGGGGCTCGAAGCGGTGCTGGAGCGCCGTCAGCACAGCAAGGTCGTCGTCTTCCGGCCGCTGTACGCGGTCGGCGGCCAGGACCTCGGCTATCTGCCGGGCACCGAGGCCGAGAAGATGAACCCGTGGGCGCAGGCCGTGTTCGACACGCTGTCGGCGGTGACGACGCGCGAGGTCATCGAGGAGGTCGTGGCGCGCGGCATGCTGGAGGTCCTGCCGCTCACCCACATCAGGGGCCGTTCACTGCACGACACGTTCGTCATCGTGGACGAGGCCCAGTCCCTGGAACGGAACGTGCTGCTCACCGTGCTGTCCCGGATCGGACAGGACTCCCGTGTAGTCCTCACCCACGACGTGGCGCAGCGCGACAACCTCCGTGTCGGCCGGTACGACGGTGTGGTCGCCGTGGTGGAGAAGCTGAAGGGGCACCCGCTGTTCGCCCATGTGACGCTGACCCGGTCCGAACGGTCCCCGATCGCCGCGCTGGTGACCGAAATGCTGGAGGAGGGCCGGGTTTAG
- a CDS encoding DUF1990 domain-containing protein: MTSFTYPRVGATRDLRHGGEPPPGYHLLRVRADIGHGRDTWERAVRAVLRWEMHRAAGLRVRADTDEAVPGATVTVGLGIGPLRLPATSRVVWTIHEPDAAGFGYGTLTGNPVRGEEAFVVERHSDDRVSLDVTAFSRGAVWYTRVAGPFGRAAQRVIAHSYARGLGRLCRRGSQTS, encoded by the coding sequence GTGACGAGTTTCACGTATCCCCGCGTCGGCGCCACCCGTGACCTGCGCCACGGCGGCGAACCGCCGCCCGGGTACCACCTGCTGCGCGTCCGCGCGGACATCGGGCACGGCCGGGATACGTGGGAGCGGGCCGTCCGCGCGGTGCTGCGGTGGGAGATGCACCGCGCCGCCGGACTGCGCGTGCGGGCGGACACGGACGAGGCCGTTCCGGGTGCAACGGTCACGGTCGGGCTCGGCATCGGCCCGCTGCGGCTGCCGGCAACCTCCCGTGTCGTCTGGACGATCCACGAACCCGACGCCGCCGGCTTCGGCTACGGAACGCTCACGGGGAATCCCGTACGGGGTGAGGAGGCGTTCGTCGTCGAGCGACACTCCGACGACCGGGTGTCACTCGACGTGACGGCGTTCAGTCGCGGGGCGGTCTGGTACACACGCGTAGCGGGACCGTTCGGGCGCGCGGCCCAGCGTGTCATTGCGCACAGTTACGCCCGCGGGCTGGGTCGCCTGTGCCGGAGGGGGTCACAGACGTCCTGA
- a CDS encoding AI-2E family transporter, whose protein sequence is MSRLSRFGARVSRLGRRVSGLRGEAEREQERREREAAERGMAEVTGARRYAAAPERSDAEGGTSRPAADEPVAAADAGADGAAWADGPGAGEQPAGAVPLDKGAGVTVRAGEAGSAGGGGDVPAEPRAAAAPGPRRPEPADAIPWGVRVAAEAGWRLLVLAGVLWVLMEVVGAVSLLVISFAAGLLITALLQPVVGWLKRLGFSRGAATAVTAFGGFAVMGLIGWFVVWQIIENTEDLVDQVQDGIRTLRDWVMELPFDITEDNLDEWVQQLNDWISDHSSELTSAGLEGVNYAMEFFSGAGITLFVVLFLLYDGAGVWSWFLRLVPRAAREGVAGAGPRAWITLTGYVRGTVIVAMIDAIGIGIGLLVIDVPMAVPLAVIVFLSSFVPLVGAIASGALAVLVALVTNGVVDALLVLGVVLLVQQIEGHILQPFILGRMVRVHPLAVVLGVAAGSMLAGIPGAIVAVPLIAVTSTVVSYLRAYQEEADQRAGHSAAGGATIAEVSPSVPSSGSGTPEGSGGGV, encoded by the coding sequence ATGTCACGACTGAGCCGGTTCGGGGCCAGGGTGTCCCGGCTCGGCAGGAGAGTCTCGGGCCTGCGGGGCGAGGCCGAGCGCGAGCAGGAACGCCGGGAGCGCGAGGCCGCCGAGCGCGGCATGGCCGAGGTGACGGGCGCGCGCCGGTACGCCGCCGCGCCGGAGCGGTCCGACGCGGAGGGCGGGACGTCCCGGCCGGCGGCGGACGAGCCGGTGGCGGCCGCGGACGCCGGAGCCGACGGCGCCGCGTGGGCGGACGGTCCGGGCGCCGGCGAGCAGCCGGCGGGGGCCGTCCCCCTGGACAAGGGGGCCGGGGTCACCGTCCGGGCGGGAGAAGCCGGTTCCGCCGGCGGTGGCGGGGACGTTCCCGCCGAACCGCGGGCCGCCGCCGCGCCGGGGCCGCGCCGTCCCGAGCCCGCCGACGCCATTCCGTGGGGCGTACGGGTCGCGGCGGAGGCCGGCTGGCGCCTGCTGGTGCTGGCCGGTGTGCTGTGGGTGCTGATGGAGGTCGTCGGCGCCGTCAGCCTGCTGGTGATCTCGTTCGCCGCCGGCCTGCTGATCACCGCGCTGCTGCAGCCGGTCGTCGGATGGCTGAAGCGGCTCGGTTTCAGCCGGGGCGCGGCGACGGCGGTGACGGCGTTCGGCGGCTTCGCGGTCATGGGACTGATCGGCTGGTTCGTCGTCTGGCAGATCATCGAGAACACCGAGGACCTCGTCGACCAGGTGCAGGACGGTATCCGCACCCTGCGCGACTGGGTGATGGAGCTGCCGTTCGACATCACCGAGGACAACCTCGACGAGTGGGTGCAGCAGCTCAACGACTGGATCAGCGACCACAGCAGCGAGCTGACGTCCGCCGGCCTCGAAGGCGTGAACTACGCCATGGAGTTCTTCAGCGGCGCCGGCATCACACTGTTCGTGGTCCTGTTCCTGCTGTACGACGGCGCGGGCGTGTGGAGCTGGTTCCTGCGGCTGGTGCCGCGGGCGGCGCGCGAGGGGGTCGCGGGCGCCGGGCCGCGGGCGTGGATCACGCTGACCGGCTATGTGCGCGGCACGGTGATCGTCGCCATGATCGACGCGATCGGCATCGGCATCGGGCTGCTCGTCATCGATGTCCCGATGGCGGTGCCGCTGGCGGTCATCGTGTTCCTGTCGTCGTTCGTGCCGCTGGTCGGCGCGATCGCGTCGGGCGCGCTGGCGGTGCTGGTCGCGCTCGTCACCAACGGGGTGGTCGACGCCCTGCTGGTCCTCGGCGTCGTGCTGCTGGTGCAGCAGATCGAGGGGCACATCCTGCAGCCGTTCATCCTCGGCCGCATGGTGCGGGTGCATCCGCTGGCCGTGGTGCTCGGTGTCGCGGCGGGGTCGATGCTCGCGGGCATTCCGGGCGCGATCGTGGCGGTGCCGCTGATCGCCGTGACCAGTACGGTCGTCAGCTACCTGCGGGCGTACCAGGAGGAGGCGGATCAGCGTGCCGGGCACTCGGCCGCCGGCGGCGCGACGATCGCCGAGGTGAGCCCGTCCGTGCCGTCGTCCGGGTCGGGTACGCCGGAGGGCAGCGGCGGCGGCGTCTGA
- a CDS encoding A24 family peptidase has product MSSSPATPAVLFVTVAALWGAVAGSLLVRPGYRLSVAPGEPWRPACPAGHPFPSRPLGGWLGRGRCGDCALPLARTPRGPLVLAVVCAVCCAGLAAVSGSRPESVVWLLAVPAAVLLAAVDFAVQRLPDVLTLPLAAVLAAGLGVAALLPGAGGSWPRALLGGAALGGVYFVLFLVNPRGMGLGDVKLAVPIGAALAWYGWDAVLLGTFMGFLLAAGYGLILTVRGRAGRRTAIPFGPFMVLGAFAALTLAAAAA; this is encoded by the coding sequence GTGTCCTCCTCTCCCGCGACTCCCGCGGTGCTGTTCGTGACGGTGGCCGCGCTCTGGGGCGCAGTGGCCGGTTCTCTCCTCGTACGGCCCGGGTACCGGTTGTCCGTCGCCCCCGGTGAACCATGGCGTCCGGCGTGTCCGGCGGGGCATCCTTTTCCCTCCCGTCCCCTCGGCGGCTGGCTGGGCCGCGGTCGCTGCGGTGACTGCGCGCTGCCCCTCGCCCGCACGCCGCGCGGCCCCCTTGTCCTCGCCGTGGTGTGCGCCGTCTGCTGCGCCGGGCTCGCCGCCGTATCGGGGAGCCGGCCGGAATCCGTCGTCTGGCTGCTGGCGGTGCCGGCCGCCGTCCTGCTCGCGGCCGTCGACTTCGCCGTGCAGCGGCTGCCCGACGTCCTGACGCTGCCCCTGGCCGCGGTGCTCGCGGCGGGGCTCGGAGTGGCGGCGCTGCTTCCCGGCGCGGGCGGGAGCTGGCCCCGGGCACTGCTCGGCGGGGCGGCGCTCGGCGGCGTCTACTTCGTGCTGTTCCTCGTCAATCCGCGCGGGATGGGCCTCGGTGACGTGAAGCTGGCCGTCCCGATCGGGGCCGCGCTCGCCTGGTACGGCTGGGACGCGGTGCTGCTCGGCACCTTCATGGGCTTCCTGCTCGCGGCCGGCTACGGCCTGATCCTGACGGTCCGGGGCAGGGCGGGGCGCCGGACGGCCATCCCGTTCGGGCCGTTCATGGTCCTCGGCGCGTTCGCCGCCCTGACGCTCGCCGCGGCGGCCGCGTAA
- a CDS encoding TadE/TadG family type IV pilus assembly protein yields MNGTPPTAPHGAHRRGRARWRGDRGVTAVEFAGWVPLLLLVAFAALQLGITGFAAIQAGSAARTAARLASREETEDEYREGGYASLGGMFAERAEIDLTAACGEEATVTVRVPVPSVLPFFLDSVGTATRSVTMPCD; encoded by the coding sequence GTGAACGGCACTCCCCCCACCGCCCCGCACGGCGCCCACCGTCGCGGGCGCGCGCGGTGGCGCGGCGACCGCGGGGTGACGGCGGTGGAGTTCGCCGGGTGGGTGCCGCTGCTGCTGCTCGTCGCGTTCGCCGCGCTGCAGCTCGGCATCACCGGGTTCGCCGCCATCCAGGCCGGCTCCGCCGCCCGCACCGCCGCCCGGCTCGCCTCCAGGGAGGAGACGGAGGACGAGTACCGGGAGGGCGGTTACGCGTCGCTGGGCGGGATGTTCGCCGAGCGGGCCGAGATCGACCTGACCGCCGCCTGCGGGGAGGAGGCGACGGTGACCGTCCGCGTCCCGGTGCCGTCCGTCCTGCCGTTCTTCCTCGACAGCGTCGGTACCGCCACCCGTTCCGTCACCATGCCCTGCGACTGA
- a CDS encoding DUF5936 domain-containing protein, whose amino-acid sequence MVGLLLGLAMGIAVLGILTAIRMLRTDAPLPSDLAVALEIGSTRVSAGGSAVDRLGMRFAPLVLRLMGPKAVERKRRRIDQAGNPGGLTIDRYAARRAVYGVFGIVIALATWSSGVPLLALLGLAFGAFAADAAIWQGIRERRDVIDRTLPDFLDVLAVVVSAGLGFRQALDRVSARYEGPWADEIRITLRQMDMGVPRRQAFDDLRRRNDSEPVNQFVSALQQGEELGSPIADTLIQIARDMRRTDAQNARRRAARAIPKATVATLVFMLPATMILIVTGMMLGTGTDIGGILGD is encoded by the coding sequence ATGGTGGGACTGCTGCTCGGCCTCGCGATGGGGATCGCCGTCCTCGGCATCCTGACGGCCATCCGGATGCTCCGCACCGACGCGCCCCTGCCGTCCGACCTGGCCGTCGCCCTGGAGATCGGCTCGACCCGCGTATCGGCCGGCGGGTCCGCCGTCGACCGCCTCGGGATGCGCTTCGCCCCGCTCGTCCTGCGCCTGATGGGACCCAAGGCCGTCGAGCGCAAACGCCGCCGCATCGACCAGGCGGGCAACCCCGGCGGCCTGACCATCGACCGCTACGCCGCCCGGCGTGCCGTCTACGGGGTCTTCGGCATCGTCATCGCCCTCGCCACGTGGTCGTCCGGCGTCCCCCTGCTCGCGCTCCTCGGCCTGGCGTTCGGCGCGTTCGCGGCCGACGCCGCCATCTGGCAGGGCATCCGCGAACGCCGCGACGTCATCGACCGCACGCTCCCCGACTTCCTCGACGTCCTGGCCGTCGTCGTCTCCGCCGGCCTCGGTTTCCGGCAGGCCCTCGACCGGGTCTCCGCCCGCTACGAGGGGCCGTGGGCCGACGAGATCCGCATCACCCTGCGGCAGATGGACATGGGCGTGCCCCGCCGCCAGGCGTTCGACGACCTCCGCAGGCGCAACGACTCCGAGCCCGTCAACCAGTTCGTCTCGGCCCTCCAGCAGGGTGAAGAACTCGGATCACCCATCGCCGACACCCTGATCCAGATCGCGCGCGACATGCGCCGCACCGACGCCCAGAACGCCCGCCGCCGCGCCGCCCGCGCCATACCGAAGGCGACGGTCGCGACGCTCGTCTTCATGCTTCCGGCGACGATGATCCTCATCGTGACGGGCATGATGCTCGGTACGGGAACGGACATCGGCGGGATCCTGGGCGACTGA
- a CDS encoding transglycosylase SLT domain-containing protein: MTGISVRGFAVASATAVTTVGAAVGVASGDEQGRSADPVEVVAADATLLAEIPAGADTQLHTASLTQQADTLAATADADTLRAAQESARVQAAEAAHERQAEEQREAEEAREREQLQETQNASSGSTATAPVQSSYTAAEVQAIARQMVAADQFQCFSNIVDHESSWNYQAQNPSSGAYGLMQALPGSKMASAGADWQTNPATQIKWGLNYMESRYGSPCGAWDFWSVNNWY, encoded by the coding sequence GTGACCGGGATTTCGGTCCGGGGATTCGCAGTGGCGTCCGCCACCGCGGTGACCACCGTCGGCGCTGCCGTCGGTGTCGCCTCGGGGGATGAGCAGGGCCGTTCGGCCGATCCGGTCGAGGTGGTCGCTGCCGACGCGACGCTGCTCGCCGAGATACCCGCTGGAGCGGATACCCAGCTGCACACCGCGTCGCTGACGCAGCAGGCGGACACGCTGGCCGCGACCGCCGACGCGGACACCCTGCGTGCCGCGCAGGAGTCGGCGCGCGTGCAGGCCGCCGAGGCCGCGCACGAGCGGCAGGCCGAGGAGCAGCGCGAAGCGGAGGAGGCCCGCGAGCGGGAGCAGCTCCAGGAGACGCAGAACGCGTCGTCGGGGTCCACCGCGACCGCGCCGGTGCAGAGCTCCTACACCGCCGCCGAGGTACAGGCCATCGCCCGCCAGATGGTGGCCGCCGACCAGTTCCAGTGCTTCTCCAACATCGTGGACCACGAGAGCAGCTGGAACTACCAGGCCCAGAACCCGTCGTCGGGCGCGTACGGCCTCATGCAGGCGCTGCCCGGTTCGAAGATGGCCTCGGCCGGCGCCGACTGGCAGACCAACCCCGCCACGCAGATCAAGTGGGGTCTCAACTACATGGAGAGCCGCTACGGCAGCCCCTGCGGTGCCTGGGACTTCTGGTCCGTGAACAACTGGTACTGA
- a CDS encoding TadE/TadG family type IV pilus assembly protein: protein MTGRPARRTGAVAAARDARAADRGSVIVEFAGLLPLVLLMMAVIWQCLLIGYAFYLAAGAADAGARAGAAADGDGTAACVSAAEDDLPGGWDADVSCPLDGAVRTARVRVSVPVMFPGAFNLPVTVSGTAGAAEEGPR from the coding sequence ATGACCGGCCGGCCGGCCCGGCGCACCGGTGCCGTGGCCGCGGCCCGGGACGCCCGGGCGGCGGACCGCGGGTCCGTCATCGTCGAGTTCGCGGGGCTGCTGCCCCTCGTGCTGCTGATGATGGCCGTCATCTGGCAGTGCCTCCTCATCGGTTACGCCTTCTATCTCGCCGCGGGCGCCGCCGACGCCGGCGCCCGCGCGGGCGCGGCGGCGGACGGCGACGGGACCGCCGCCTGCGTCTCGGCGGCCGAGGACGACCTGCCGGGCGGCTGGGACGCGGACGTGTCCTGCCCGCTGGACGGCGCTGTGCGCACGGCCCGGGTGCGGGTGAGCGTCCCCGTGATGTTCCCGGGCGCGTTCAACCTGCCCGTCACCGTCTCGGGCACGGCCGGAGCGGCGGAGGAGGGCCCCCGGTGA
- a CDS encoding type II secretion system F family protein, with product MRSDLTLLVIGLTLAALLLAVVGVQLYASGRAQRRELLTRLTATAALPPGDPAGAATPAGRRRRFAAVDRRLRASPAGRRLRRKVEATGLDVSAGEYTVYVLAAVAVLWLAGSVVLAPFFGPLCGLIALWGGNAFLGWQRARRTEQFIGQLPELARLIANGTAAGLAMRTALSMAAEEMEDPAGAELATVADQLAVGRSMEEALTELNARLPSRELNVLVTTLVLANRAGGTIVSSLRNLTTTLEERKETRREVRTMLAEINATALTIPFLGIGALLMINGMSPGALGRVTSSGIGQAAMVVSLALYVIGFVVVRRIGRIDI from the coding sequence GTGCGCAGCGACCTCACCCTCCTCGTCATCGGCCTCACGCTGGCCGCACTGCTGCTGGCCGTCGTCGGCGTCCAGCTCTACGCGTCGGGCCGTGCACAGCGCCGCGAACTCCTCACCCGGCTGACCGCGACCGCCGCGCTCCCGCCCGGCGATCCGGCGGGCGCCGCGACGCCCGCCGGACGCCGCCGCCGGTTCGCCGCGGTGGACCGGCGGCTGCGCGCCTCGCCCGCCGGCCGCCGGCTGCGCCGCAAGGTCGAGGCCACGGGGCTCGACGTCTCCGCCGGCGAGTACACCGTCTACGTGCTGGCGGCCGTGGCCGTGCTGTGGCTGGCCGGCAGCGTCGTCCTCGCCCCCTTCTTCGGTCCGCTGTGCGGCCTGATCGCCCTGTGGGGCGGTAACGCCTTCCTCGGCTGGCAGCGCGCCCGCCGTACCGAACAGTTCATCGGACAGCTTCCCGAACTCGCCCGTCTCATCGCCAACGGCACCGCCGCCGGTCTCGCCATGCGCACCGCGCTGTCCATGGCGGCGGAGGAGATGGAGGACCCGGCGGGCGCCGAACTCGCCACGGTCGCCGACCAACTGGCCGTCGGCCGCTCCATGGAGGAGGCCCTCACGGAACTGAACGCGCGGCTGCCGTCCCGCGAGCTGAACGTCCTGGTCACCACGCTCGTCCTCGCCAACCGCGCGGGCGGCACCATCGTCTCCTCGCTGCGCAACCTCACCACCACTCTGGAGGAGCGCAAGGAGACCCGCCGCGAGGTCCGCACCATGCTCGCCGAGATCAACGCGACCGCGCTCACCATCCCGTTCCTCGGCATCGGCGCCCTGCTCATGATCAACGGCATGTCCCCCGGCGCCCTGGGCCGCGTCACGAGCAGCGGGATCGGGCAGGCCGCCATGGTCGTCTCCCTCGCGCTGTACGTGATCGGCTTCGTCGTCGTCCGCCGCATCGGCCGCATCGACATCTGA
- a CDS encoding OmpA family protein: MTYGVQRQARAAAALLAGVAVITMGTPALADDGDTGTEQPPGYEAPPVPEVDPDASGLQLADGAELAEPRVLDIRFITESLGDSAGDEGGQSGEETTTDGSTGGGGGEEPNGSDDGAQREERVGSSHKFTLQTDVIFGEGSSEITPESEEALAEVAAAIDEYQPARVNVFGFTDDQGSYDSGTALSEERARNTQEVLLGLIEDPSGIEFNVRGYSEDYPLYDNETEEGRQRNRRVEISWPTTE, encoded by the coding sequence ATGACCTACGGAGTGCAACGGCAGGCCCGCGCGGCCGCCGCCCTGTTGGCGGGCGTGGCTGTCATCACCATGGGAACGCCAGCTCTGGCTGACGATGGGGATACAGGTACTGAGCAACCCCCCGGCTACGAAGCGCCGCCTGTGCCGGAGGTGGATCCGGATGCTTCTGGGCTCCAGCTTGCGGATGGTGCGGAACTGGCCGAGCCGCGCGTCCTGGACATCAGATTCATCACCGAAAGTCTCGGTGACTCTGCTGGAGATGAAGGCGGTCAGAGCGGCGAGGAGACAACGACTGACGGCTCGACCGGCGGAGGCGGCGGCGAGGAGCCGAACGGTTCCGACGACGGCGCGCAGCGTGAGGAGCGAGTCGGGAGCAGTCACAAGTTCACGCTCCAGACGGACGTGATCTTCGGTGAGGGCAGCAGTGAGATCACCCCCGAGTCGGAGGAGGCGCTCGCCGAGGTGGCGGCTGCCATCGACGAGTACCAGCCGGCCCGCGTGAACGTCTTCGGCTTCACCGACGACCAGGGTTCCTACGACAGCGGCACCGCTCTGTCGGAGGAGCGCGCGCGGAATACCCAGGAAGTGCTGCTCGGGCTCATCGAGGACCCGTCCGGCATCGAGTTCAACGTCCGTGGCTACAGCGAGGACTACCCCCTCTACGACAACGAGACCGAGGAGGGCCGGCAGCGCAACCGGCGGGTGGAGATCTCCTGGCCCACCACCGAGTGA